A genomic region of Streptosporangium lutulentum contains the following coding sequences:
- a CDS encoding MFS transporter — translation MASTQTRRVIAASLVGTSLEWYDFFLYGSAAALVFNKLFFPTFEPLTGTLLAFLTYAIGFVARPLGGIVFGHFGDRVGRKNVLVVTLLLMGIATFLIGLLPGYATIGVTAPLLLVTLRFLQGLGLGGEWGGAVLMSIEHGDPRRRGFNASWPQVGVPAGNLLAAGVLGLLSATLSEEAFLSWGWRVPFLLSGLLVVVGLWIRLRIVESPLFAEVERSGKKARMPLLDVLRTHPRALVSAVLARIGVDVAFYTFVTYILAYVTGPLKLERGVALNAVLIGSACQLFLIPLFGALSDRVGRRPVYLAGVIGAAIWVFAFFPLLDTKSFPVIALASIVALACHAAMYGPQAAFIAELFSTRLRYSGASMGYQVAGIFGGALAPIIALALFDRFGSTLAISLYVVAALAVTAVGLALAPETRDLDLTDHPGTRAGAASRNP, via the coding sequence ATGGCAAGCACTCAAACCAGACGGGTCATCGCGGCCAGTCTGGTCGGCACCTCCCTGGAGTGGTACGACTTCTTCCTGTACGGCTCAGCCGCCGCCCTGGTCTTCAACAAGCTCTTCTTCCCCACCTTCGAACCGCTCACCGGAACGCTGCTGGCGTTCCTCACCTACGCGATCGGATTCGTCGCACGGCCGCTCGGCGGCATCGTGTTCGGCCACTTCGGCGACCGGGTCGGCCGCAAGAACGTGCTCGTGGTGACCCTGCTGCTGATGGGAATCGCGACCTTCCTCATCGGCCTGCTGCCCGGTTACGCCACCATCGGCGTGACCGCCCCGCTGCTGCTGGTCACCCTCCGCTTCCTTCAGGGCCTCGGCCTGGGCGGCGAGTGGGGCGGGGCCGTGCTCATGTCCATCGAGCACGGCGACCCGCGGCGGCGCGGCTTCAACGCGAGCTGGCCCCAGGTCGGCGTGCCCGCCGGGAACCTGCTGGCGGCCGGCGTGCTCGGACTCCTGTCGGCGACGCTGTCGGAGGAGGCGTTCCTGTCGTGGGGCTGGCGGGTGCCCTTCCTCCTGTCGGGCCTGCTGGTGGTCGTGGGGCTCTGGATCCGCCTGCGGATCGTGGAGTCGCCGCTGTTCGCCGAGGTCGAGCGCTCGGGCAAGAAGGCCCGGATGCCGCTGCTGGACGTGCTGCGCACGCACCCGCGCGCCCTGGTCTCCGCGGTCCTCGCGCGCATCGGCGTGGACGTCGCCTTCTACACCTTCGTGACCTACATCCTCGCCTACGTCACCGGCCCGCTGAAGCTCGAACGCGGAGTCGCGCTGAACGCGGTGCTGATCGGCTCCGCCTGCCAGCTCTTCCTGATCCCCCTGTTCGGCGCGCTGTCGGACAGGGTCGGCCGCCGCCCGGTCTACCTCGCGGGCGTGATCGGGGCCGCGATCTGGGTGTTCGCGTTCTTCCCGCTGCTGGACACCAAGTCCTTCCCGGTGATCGCGCTGGCCTCCATCGTGGCCCTGGCCTGCCACGCCGCGATGTACGGCCCGCAGGCGGCGTTCATCGCCGAGTTGTTCAGCACCCGCCTGCGCTACAGCGGCGCCTCCATGGGCTACCAGGTCGCCGGCATCTTCGGCGGCGCGCTGGCCCCGATCATCGCCCTGGCACTGTTCGACCGGTTCGGCAGCACCCTCGCCATCTCCCTCTACGTGGTCGCCGCGCTGGCCGTCACCGCCGTCGGACTGGCGCTGGCCCCCGAGACGCGCGACCTCGACCTCACCGACCACCCGGGAACGCGCGCAGGGGCCGCTTCCCGGAACCCCTGA
- a CDS encoding GntR family transcriptional regulator, whose translation MRVDNAIAALQHDRDRLGRSSTAERVADVLRDRIAEGLFVPGQRLSEETIGVALGVSRNTLREAFRLLGHERLLEHRLNRGVFVRVLSVEDVADVYRVRRVIECAAVRRSGSAGPQALALIGESVREANRAAAEGRWQDVGTANIRFHQMIAALNGSPRLDETMRQLLAELRLVFHVMKNPRAFHEPFVARNLHLLELMEAGRAAEAERELESYLDEAEELLVRAYIPEP comes from the coding sequence GTGAGAGTGGACAACGCCATCGCCGCACTGCAGCACGACCGTGACCGCCTCGGGCGCAGCAGCACCGCCGAACGGGTCGCCGACGTCCTCAGGGACCGGATCGCCGAGGGGCTCTTCGTCCCGGGCCAGCGCCTGTCGGAGGAGACCATCGGGGTGGCCCTGGGGGTCTCGCGCAACACCCTGCGCGAGGCGTTCCGGCTCCTGGGGCACGAGCGCCTGCTGGAGCACCGGCTCAATCGGGGCGTGTTCGTGCGCGTGCTGTCGGTCGAGGACGTGGCCGACGTCTACCGGGTGCGCCGGGTGATCGAGTGCGCCGCCGTACGGCGCAGCGGGAGCGCCGGGCCCCAGGCGCTGGCTCTCATCGGGGAGTCCGTGCGGGAGGCGAACAGGGCCGCGGCCGAAGGCCGGTGGCAGGACGTGGGGACCGCCAACATCCGCTTCCACCAGATGATCGCGGCCCTGAACGGCAGCCCCCGCCTGGATGAGACGATGCGGCAACTTCTGGCGGAGCTCCGGCTGGTCTTTCACGTCATGAAGAATCCGCGGGCGTTCCACGAGCCTTTTGTCGCCCGGAACCTGCACCTGCTCGAACTCATGGAGGCCGGTCGCGCGGCGGAGGCGGAGCGGGAGCTGGAGTCCTATCTGGACGAGGCGGAGGAACTCCTGGTAAGGGCTTACATACCGGAGCCGTAG
- a CDS encoding alpha/beta hydrolase: MISPIPNVLVVTGPGLVADLRLLTEVADREFEALGVSGKVSAVLDASELRTALEFPGPVVVVPGPEPEIRSMSGGRPNVVWLDLAKSEAPPAALGETGDGAPGTHIHGRGVWGLTWAIRHAVHRSRWPAKRVAYGEHPDQWAEVRLPHETAGTMPVAVLVHGGFWRSIWAADLMDALSVDLAERGFATWNLEYRRADLHGWAATTEDVATGVALAAQGASGPVVAIGHSAGGQLALRAAADDPRITLVVSLAGVLDLVEGDRRHLSSGAVAAALGGSASEVPEVYRRSSPLERLPLGVSQLIVQGGGDDLDLVDLGRRYARAAQESGDEVIYLEMSGDHFDVIDRASPIWRATAGVIAEHRH; encoded by the coding sequence ATGATCTCCCCTATTCCGAATGTGCTCGTGGTCACCGGCCCCGGCCTGGTCGCTGATCTGCGACTGCTCACCGAGGTGGCCGACCGCGAGTTCGAGGCCCTCGGCGTCAGCGGGAAGGTGTCAGCGGTCCTCGACGCGTCCGAACTGCGGACCGCGCTGGAATTCCCCGGTCCCGTGGTCGTCGTCCCCGGCCCGGAACCAGAGATCCGGAGCATGTCCGGCGGGCGCCCCAACGTTGTCTGGCTCGACCTGGCCAAGTCCGAGGCCCCGCCCGCGGCGCTCGGGGAGACCGGGGACGGCGCGCCGGGCACCCACATACACGGGCGAGGGGTCTGGGGGCTGACCTGGGCGATCAGGCACGCCGTGCATCGGTCGCGGTGGCCCGCGAAGAGGGTCGCCTACGGCGAGCACCCCGACCAGTGGGCGGAGGTACGGCTGCCGCACGAGACCGCCGGGACGATGCCGGTCGCGGTGCTGGTGCACGGGGGTTTCTGGCGTTCCATCTGGGCCGCGGACCTGATGGACGCGCTCAGCGTCGACCTGGCCGAGCGGGGGTTCGCCACCTGGAACCTCGAATACCGCCGCGCCGACCTTCACGGATGGGCCGCGACCACCGAGGACGTCGCCACGGGTGTCGCGCTGGCGGCGCAGGGCGCGTCCGGCCCTGTCGTGGCGATCGGCCACTCGGCCGGAGGGCAACTCGCCCTCCGCGCCGCCGCCGACGATCCCCGGATCACCCTCGTCGTCTCGCTGGCCGGGGTGCTCGACCTGGTGGAGGGCGACCGCAGGCACCTGAGCTCCGGCGCGGTCGCCGCGGCCCTCGGCGGATCGGCGTCCGAGGTGCCCGAGGTCTACCGGCGGTCCAGCCCGCTGGAGCGCCTTCCCCTCGGGGTGTCCCAGCTCATCGTGCAGGGCGGGGGCGACGACCTCGACCTGGTCGACCTGGGCCGACGCTACGCTCGCGCGGCTCAGGAATCAGGGGATGAAGTGATTTATCTGGAAATGTCGGGCGATCACTTCGACGTCATCGACCGGGCCTCGCCGATCTGGAGGGCGACCGCCGGAGTGATCGCCGAGCACAGGCACTAG
- a CDS encoding cupin domain-containing protein — protein MDIKGNTALTVLFHGTPPKLPEAAEVMTALIELPPGDPGSPPHRHSGPVYGYMLEGEMIFELEGEPERVIREGEAFWEPGGDVIHYQAANNLSGTWSRFVVVMIGAPDEPMLTYVDDVELAARRDRRAPRPN, from the coding sequence ATGGACATCAAAGGCAATACCGCCCTGACCGTGCTTTTCCATGGGACGCCGCCCAAGCTCCCCGAGGCCGCCGAGGTGATGACCGCGCTCATCGAATTGCCGCCCGGCGACCCCGGTTCCCCGCCGCACCGGCACTCGGGCCCGGTGTACGGCTACATGCTCGAAGGAGAGATGATCTTCGAGCTGGAGGGCGAGCCGGAGCGGGTGATCCGCGAGGGGGAGGCGTTCTGGGAGCCCGGCGGCGACGTCATCCACTACCAGGCGGCCAACAACCTGTCCGGCACGTGGAGCCGGTTCGTCGTGGTCATGATCGGCGCGCCCGATGAGCCGATGCTCACCTATGTCGACGACGTGGAGCTCGCGGCCCGCCGTGACCGCCGTGCTCCCCGGCCGAACTGA
- a CDS encoding NAD-dependent epimerase/dehydratase family protein, giving the protein MRILLAGATGVIGRRVVPLLVAEGNQVTALTRRPGRTATLRALGAEPVVADAHDREGLAAAVEKAAPDIVMHQLTDLAAADHAANAALRRQGTRNLVDAALAAGVRRMVAQSIAWVYEAGDEPAGETTPLDLAAPGDRGGRVRSVAALEAAVHEMPEWVVLRYGWFYGPGTWHAPDGLAADMARAGKLAADGEVVSFVHADDAATAAVRALTWPANGAVNVCDDEPAPGREWVPAFCAAVGASPPPSADTGRPGWARGADNRHAREHLGWVPRYPSWRDGFAAFAGGAPTR; this is encoded by the coding sequence ATGCGGATCCTCCTCGCGGGAGCGACAGGAGTCATCGGCCGGCGGGTGGTGCCGCTGCTGGTCGCCGAGGGGAACCAGGTCACCGCCCTCACCCGGAGGCCCGGCCGGACCGCCACGCTGCGCGCGCTGGGCGCGGAGCCGGTGGTGGCCGACGCCCACGACCGCGAGGGACTCGCCGCCGCCGTCGAAAAGGCCGCGCCCGACATCGTGATGCACCAGCTCACCGACCTGGCCGCGGCTGACCACGCGGCGAACGCGGCACTGCGCAGGCAGGGCACCCGCAACCTGGTCGACGCGGCACTCGCCGCCGGCGTACGCCGGATGGTGGCACAGAGCATCGCGTGGGTCTACGAGGCGGGGGACGAGCCGGCCGGAGAGACGACGCCGCTCGATCTCGCCGCGCCGGGGGACCGCGGAGGACGGGTGCGGAGCGTGGCGGCGCTGGAGGCGGCCGTCCACGAGATGCCCGAGTGGGTCGTGCTGCGCTACGGGTGGTTCTACGGTCCCGGGACGTGGCACGCGCCCGACGGCCTCGCCGCGGACATGGCGCGGGCGGGGAAACTGGCCGCCGACGGCGAGGTGGTCTCCTTCGTGCACGCCGACGACGCCGCCACCGCGGCGGTGCGGGCGCTCACCTGGCCCGCCAACGGCGCGGTCAACGTCTGCGACGACGAACCGGCGCCGGGCCGGGAGTGGGTGCCCGCCTTCTGCGCGGCCGTGGGCGCGTCGCCCCCGCCTTCCGCGGACACCGGCCGGCCGGGGTGGGCGCGCGGCGCGGACAATCGCCATGCCCGCGAGCACCTCGGCTGGGTGCCGAGGTATCCGTCGTGGCGGGACGGCTTCGCGGCGTTCGCCGGCGGCGCCCCTACCCGATAG
- the pdxR gene encoding MocR-like pyridoxine biosynthesis transcription factor PdxR, with the protein MVIRDEAHAAGDRSTRGSSDDGRAGVRSGLDLHLDLPGAGGVGRSLEAALREAVRSGRLTAGTRLPGTRSLSADLGLSRGTVVQVYTQLIAEGWLTGAHGSGTRVAAVLPESGIGEAAGHGPVEPRAAPLGDLRPGRPDAGTFPRADWASSVRRVMSTMESEQMGYPDPAGMPALRLAVADYVSRTRGVWASAGSTVITAGFTQALALLARTFHRLGARRAATENPGFVLHRELLAAAGIASVPLAVDADGADPSGLPDDTGFALLTPAHQHPWGVVLAPGRRSAFIERARRNDAYVIEDDYDGEFRYDQQPVGAMQALAPDRVIYAGSTSKTLAPGVRLGWLVVPAPLRDPLLQTIRETGSAPPVIDQLVLADLFSGGGYDRHVRRARLGYRRRRHELAERLAAVTDTPLTGVAAGLHTLLPVASASAERELVATAGRAGLLLHGLHTAGYWHPTGEERPAALVIGYASPPQHAWRRALDALVSLVSPAGAIG; encoded by the coding sequence ATGGTAATTCGGGACGAGGCCCACGCGGCAGGGGACCGGTCGACGCGAGGCTCATCGGACGACGGCCGGGCCGGCGTCAGGTCGGGGCTCGACCTGCATCTCGATCTGCCCGGCGCCGGCGGGGTGGGGCGCTCCCTGGAGGCCGCCCTGCGCGAGGCGGTGCGGTCGGGGCGGCTGACCGCGGGCACCCGGCTGCCCGGCACCCGTAGCCTCTCCGCCGACCTCGGCCTGTCCAGGGGCACGGTCGTCCAGGTCTACACACAGCTCATCGCCGAGGGGTGGCTGACGGGCGCGCACGGATCCGGCACCCGGGTGGCCGCCGTGCTCCCGGAGTCCGGCATCGGCGAGGCCGCCGGCCACGGTCCCGTGGAGCCTCGCGCCGCGCCCCTGGGAGACCTGCGTCCCGGCCGGCCCGACGCCGGCACTTTTCCGCGCGCGGACTGGGCGTCGAGCGTCCGCCGCGTGATGTCGACGATGGAATCAGAGCAGATGGGCTACCCCGACCCGGCGGGCATGCCCGCGCTGCGCCTGGCGGTCGCCGACTACGTGTCGCGGACCCGCGGAGTGTGGGCGAGCGCCGGATCGACGGTGATCACCGCGGGGTTCACCCAGGCGCTCGCGCTGCTCGCGCGCACCTTCCACCGTCTCGGCGCCCGGCGCGCGGCGACCGAGAACCCGGGGTTCGTGCTGCACCGCGAACTGCTGGCCGCGGCGGGGATCGCCTCCGTGCCGCTGGCGGTGGACGCGGACGGCGCCGATCCGTCGGGCCTCCCGGACGACACGGGGTTCGCGCTGCTCACTCCGGCCCACCAGCACCCGTGGGGCGTCGTGCTGGCGCCCGGGAGGCGCTCGGCGTTCATCGAACGTGCCCGGCGGAACGACGCCTACGTGATCGAAGACGACTACGACGGCGAGTTCCGCTACGACCAGCAGCCGGTCGGCGCGATGCAGGCGCTGGCGCCCGACCGGGTGATCTACGCGGGCAGCACCAGCAAGACCCTGGCGCCTGGGGTGCGGCTCGGCTGGCTGGTCGTGCCCGCCCCGCTGCGCGATCCGCTGCTGCAGACCATACGGGAGACCGGCTCGGCGCCCCCCGTGATCGACCAGCTCGTGCTCGCCGACCTGTTCTCCGGCGGCGGCTACGACCGGCACGTACGGCGAGCCCGGCTGGGTTACCGGCGACGCCGCCACGAACTGGCCGAACGGCTGGCGGCGGTCACCGACACGCCGCTCACGGGCGTCGCCGCCGGGTTGCACACGCTGCTGCCGGTCGCCTCCGCGTCCGCCGAACGCGAGCTGGTCGCCACGGCGGGGCGCGCGGGACTGCTCCTGCACGGCCTGCACACCGCAGGCTACTGGCACCCGACGGGCGAGGAGCGGCCCGCCGCCCTGGTCATCGGCTACGCTTCGCCGCCGCAGCACGCCTGGCGCCGGGCGCTCGACGCGCTGGTCTCGCTGGTCTCGCCGGCCGGCGCTATCGGGTAG
- a CDS encoding ferredoxin, whose protein sequence is MKIKADTDVCIGAGMCVLTAPEVFDQSEDDGTVVLLDPDPPASREAAVRRAVQLCPSGALSGS, encoded by the coding sequence ATGAAGATCAAGGCAGACACCGACGTGTGCATCGGTGCCGGGATGTGCGTGCTCACCGCGCCGGAGGTGTTCGACCAGAGCGAGGACGACGGCACCGTGGTGCTGCTCGACCCCGACCCGCCCGCCTCGCGGGAGGCTGCGGTCCGCCGCGCCGTACAGCTCTGCCCGTCGGGGGCGCTGTCCGGCTCGTGA